The region CTGGATGCCGCCGGTATCGAAGCCAAAATCCGCACCTGGCTGGCCTGATCCCTCCCCTTTTCTGCTCCTGCTATGCTTAAACACAGTGTTTAAATAGCAGGAGCGGAACCATGCAATACACGACATTAGGAAAAACGGACCTTAAGGTGTCCCGGCTTTGCCTGGGGTGCATGACGTTTGGCGAGCCTGACCGGGGGAATCATGCCTGGACGCTGCCGGAAGAGAGCAGCCGCCCCATCATCAGGCGCGCCATTGACGGCGGCATCAACTTTTTCGATACCGCTAACAGCTACTCCGACGGCAGCAGCGAAGAGATTGTGGGTCGCGCCCTGCGTGATTTTGCCCGTCGGGATGATATCGTGGTCGCCACCAAGGTGTACTACCCGTCAGGCGATCTGGCTGAAGGCCTTTCTCGCGCGCAAATTCTCCGTTCCATTGATGACAGCCTCAGACGCCTGAACATGGATTACGTCGACCTGCTGCAAATTCACCGCTGGGATTACAACACCCCGATTGAAGAGACGCTTGAAGCGCTAAATGACGTCGTGAAAGCCGGTAAAGCGCGCTACATCGGCGCATCGTCCATGCATGCGTCGCAGTTTGCCCAGGCGCTCGATCTCCAGGCGCAGCACGGCTGGGCGCGCTTTGTCACCATGCAGGATCACTACAACCTGATTTACCGGGAAGAAGAGCGCGAGATGCTGCCGCTCTGCTATCAGGAAGGCGTGGCGGTGATCCCCTGGAGTCCGCTGGCGCGCGGGCGATTAACCCGCCCGTGGGGGGAAACCACCGCCCGGCTGGTATCGGATGAAGTGGGTAAAAACCTGTATGACGATACAGAAGCCAGCGATGCGTTAATTGCCG is a window of Enterobacter hormaechei ATCC 49162 DNA encoding:
- a CDS encoding aldo/keto reductase, with product MQYTTLGKTDLKVSRLCLGCMTFGEPDRGNHAWTLPEESSRPIIRRAIDGGINFFDTANSYSDGSSEEIVGRALRDFARRDDIVVATKVYYPSGDLAEGLSRAQILRSIDDSLRRLNMDYVDLLQIHRWDYNTPIEETLEALNDVVKAGKARYIGASSMHASQFAQALDLQAQHGWARFVTMQDHYNLIYREEEREMLPLCYQEGVAVIPWSPLARGRLTRPWGETTARLVSDEVGKNLYDDTEASDALIAERLAGIADDIGATRAQVALAWLLSKRGVAAPIVGTSREEQLDELLSAVDLSLTPEQIAELETPYQQHPVVGFK